The following proteins come from a genomic window of Fusobacterium sp.:
- a CDS encoding amino acid ABC transporter ATP-binding protein: MIKVNNLYKNFGKLEVLKNISAEIHKGDIVAIIGPSGSGKSTFLRCLNRLEEATAGHIYFKGKDLMAPDTDINKVREKVGMVFQHFNLFPHKTVLENLTLSPMKLKGYSQDEAEKKAMILLEKVGLTEKADAYPNQLSGGQKQRIAIARALAMEPEVMLFDEPTSALDPEMIKEVLDVMRGLAKEGMTMLIVTHEMGFARNVANRLFFMDRGDILEDTTPAELFDNPKHERTKEFLEKVLNK, from the coding sequence GTGATTAAAGTAAATAATTTATATAAAAACTTTGGAAAATTAGAAGTATTAAAAAATATAAGTGCTGAAATCCACAAAGGAGATATAGTGGCAATAATAGGACCTTCTGGAAGTGGAAAATCTACTTTCCTTAGATGCCTGAACAGACTTGAAGAAGCTACTGCTGGACATATATATTTTAAAGGTAAAGATCTCATGGCTCCAGATACTGATATAAATAAAGTACGTGAGAAAGTAGGAATGGTATTTCAGCATTTTAATCTTTTTCCACATAAAACAGTTTTAGAAAACCTTACTCTTTCACCTATGAAATTAAAAGGTTATTCTCAAGATGAAGCAGAAAAAAAAGCAATGATATTATTAGAAAAAGTAGGATTGACAGAGAAAGCAGATGCTTATCCAAATCAATTATCTGGAGGGCAAAAACAGAGAATAGCTATAGCGAGAGCTCTTGCTATGGAACCTGAAGTGATGCTTTTTGATGAGCCTACATCTGCTCTTGACCCAGAAATGATTAAAGAGGTTCTGGATGTTATGAGAGGTCTGGCAAAAGAAGGAATGACAATGCTTATAGTTACACATGAAATGGGTTTTGCAAGAAATGTTGCAAATAGATTATTTTTTATGGATAGAGGAGATATATTAGAAGATACTACCCCTGCTGAACTGTTTGATAATCCAAAACATGAAAGAACAAAAGAATTTTTAGAGAAAGTCTTGAATAAATAA
- the asnA gene encoding aspartate--ammonia ligase, which yields MSYKSKLDIRQTEVAIKQVKDFFERELAKELNLTRVSAPLFVKPESGLNDNLNGIERPVSFVTKAGDKAEIVHSLAKWKRMALHNYNFNIGEGLYTDMNAIRRDEDTDFIHSYYVDQWDWEKIIAKEDRKEETLKEIVSGIFEVLRKTEEYVISLYPEIDKKIPEKITFVTAQELENKYPLLTPKEREHAAAKEYGAIFLMKIGGALDSGEKHDGRAPDYDDWELNGDIIINYEPLGIGLELSSMGIRVDEDSLVKQLKIAGCEERRELDYHKKLINRELPYTIGGGIGQSRICMFFLDKLHIGEVQASIWPKEIHEICKKLNIHLL from the coding sequence ATGAGTTACAAATCAAAATTAGACATCAGGCAGACTGAAGTCGCAATCAAACAGGTAAAAGATTTCTTTGAAAGGGAATTAGCTAAAGAACTAAATTTAACAAGAGTTTCAGCTCCATTATTTGTTAAGCCAGAAAGCGGATTAAACGATAACTTAAATGGAATCGAAAGACCAGTAAGCTTTGTTACAAAAGCTGGAGATAAGGCTGAAATTGTTCACTCTTTAGCAAAATGGAAAAGAATGGCACTTCACAATTATAACTTCAATATAGGAGAAGGACTATACACTGACATGAATGCTATAAGAAGAGATGAAGATACAGATTTCATCCACTCATATTATGTTGACCAATGGGACTGGGAAAAGATAATAGCTAAAGAGGATAGAAAAGAGGAAACTCTAAAAGAAATAGTTTCTGGAATATTTGAAGTATTGAGAAAAACCGAAGAATATGTTATTTCTTTATATCCTGAAATAGATAAAAAGATACCTGAGAAAATAACATTTGTTACTGCACAAGAGCTTGAAAATAAATATCCTCTGCTTACTCCAAAAGAGAGAGAACATGCAGCAGCAAAAGAATATGGTGCTATATTTCTTATGAAAATAGGTGGTGCTCTTGATTCAGGAGAAAAACATGATGGAAGAGCTCCTGACTATGATGACTGGGAATTAAATGGAGATATAATCATAAATTATGAACCTCTAGGAATAGGATTAGAACTTTCATCTATGGGAATAAGAGTAGATGAAGATTCATTAGTAAAACAACTTAAAATAGCTGGTTGTGAAGAGAGAAGAGAGTTAGATTATCATAAAAAACTTATCAATAGAGAACTTCCATATACAATTGGTGGTGGAATAGGACAATCTCGTATTTGTATGTTCTTCCTTGATAAACTTCATATAGGAGAAGTTCAAGCTTCTATATGGCCAAAAGAAATTCATGAAATATGTAAAAAATTAAATATTCATCTTTTATAA
- a CDS encoding basic amino acid ABC transporter substrate-binding protein has product MNKLLKSLLMTAMILALSVTVLAKDKIYVGTNAEFPPFEYLENGEITGFDMDLVQEIGKIIDADIKIVDMAFDGLLPALQMKKVDLVIAGMTANEERMKTVSFTQPYYTASQVIIVKEEDNSIKSFADLKGKKVGVMLGFTGDMVVSEIEGVKIERFNAAYAGIMALQAGKVEAIVLDSEPAKNYVAQNKGLILADADAEQEEYAIAVRKNDKVLLEKVEKALSEIKENGTYDKLIQKYFN; this is encoded by the coding sequence ATGAATAAATTATTGAAATCATTATTAATGACAGCTATGATTTTAGCATTATCAGTAACAGTATTGGCAAAAGATAAAATTTATGTTGGAACAAATGCAGAATTTCCACCATTTGAATATCTTGAAAATGGTGAAATAACAGGTTTTGACATGGATTTAGTACAAGAGATTGGAAAGATAATAGATGCAGATATTAAAATAGTAGACATGGCTTTTGATGGACTGCTTCCAGCACTTCAAATGAAAAAAGTTGATTTGGTAATAGCTGGAATGACAGCTAATGAAGAAAGAATGAAAACTGTATCTTTCACACAGCCTTATTATACTGCCAGTCAAGTTATTATAGTAAAAGAAGAAGATAATTCTATAAAATCTTTTGCAGATCTTAAAGGAAAAAAAGTAGGAGTTATGCTTGGATTTACTGGTGATATGGTTGTCAGTGAAATTGAAGGGGTCAAAATCGAAAGATTTAATGCTGCATATGCTGGAATAATGGCACTTCAAGCTGGAAAAGTTGAAGCCATTGTACTAGATTCTGAACCAGCTAAAAATTATGTTGCACAAAATAAAGGTTTAATTTTGGCTGATGCAGATGCAGAACAGGAAGAATATGCAATTGCAGTTAGAAAAAATGATAAGGTACTTTTAGAAAAAGTAGAAAAAGCTCTTAGTGAAATTAAAGAAAATGGAACTTATGACAAACTTATTCAAAAATATTTTAATTAA
- a CDS encoding amino acid ABC transporter permease — translation MEYLALLKDIFLGGNRYMYIVNGLAFSIGTTMLAGLIGVILGILIALMELSHFYPLKHKKGWEKFNPISSLAFAYVDLIRGTPAVVQLMILANLIFVGALRDTPILVIAGLSFGINSGAYVAEIIRAGIEGLDKGQMEAARALGMPYGIAMKEIIIPQAVKKILPALVSEFITLLKETSIVGFIGGVDLLRSANIITSQTYRGVEPLLAVGLIYLILTAVFTKFMRGIEKGLKVSD, via the coding sequence ATGGAGTATTTAGCATTACTAAAAGATATTTTTCTAGGAGGAAACAGATACATGTATATTGTAAATGGTCTGGCTTTCTCTATTGGGACAACTATGCTGGCAGGTTTAATAGGAGTGATATTAGGTATACTTATTGCTCTTATGGAATTGTCACATTTTTATCCATTAAAACATAAAAAAGGTTGGGAAAAATTTAATCCAATATCGTCACTGGCATTTGCATATGTAGATCTTATAAGAGGAACACCGGCAGTTGTACAGCTTATGATACTTGCTAACTTAATATTTGTAGGAGCATTAAGAGATACCCCTATACTTGTTATAGCTGGATTATCTTTTGGAATAAATTCAGGTGCTTATGTTGCTGAAATAATAAGAGCTGGTATAGAAGGACTTGATAAAGGACAAATGGAAGCTGCAAGAGCTCTTGGAATGCCTTATGGTATCGCAATGAAAGAAATAATTATTCCACAGGCTGTAAAAAAAATACTTCCAGCATTGGTAAGTGAATTTATTACATTGTTGAAAGAAACATCTATAGTAGGATTTATTGGAGGAGTAGATTTATTGAGATCAGCAAATATTATTACAAGTCAGACATACAGAGGAGTTGAACCTCTATTGGCAGTAGGTTTAATATATCTGATATTGACAGCTGTATTTACTAAATTCATGAGAGGAATAGAAAAGGGGTTGAAGGTAAGTGATTAA